The following coding sequences are from one Bacteroidota bacterium window:
- a CDS encoding FAD-dependent oxidoreductase codes for MKPTDINNPEYFHKVVDCQHACPAHTPVPEYIRLIAEEKYTEAYMINWDSNVFPGVLGRTCDRPCEPACRRGRVEDEPVAICRLKRVAADNKGDVKKHMPQGPFKSNGKKIALVGAGPASLTVARDLAPLGYEIHLYDEQKLGGGFMRSQIPSFRLPESVLNEEVNYILDLGIHTHFNQYVKSLKETLNAGYDAVFVGSGAPKGRDLNIPGRQEGAANIHIGINWLANVAFEHTKKIGKKVIVLGGGNTAMDCCRTSRRLGGEQVKVVVRSPFAEMKASPWEKEDAMHEDIPIIDNHVPKTFVVENGVLKGMTFEKVEAVYENGKRKLVPVGGEDVFIEADDVLIAVGQENSFPWIERDLGIEFDQWNMPKVDEVTFCSTNPKVFFGGDAAWGPKNVITAVAHGHQAAISIDLFCRGEKLTVRPSPYVNLVSQKMGIHEWAYDSAVVTDKRYVVPQAEKKVTLSDRKKEVELGFDGLTGFKEAERCLNCDIQTVFTTDKCIECDACMDICPTACITFTENADETDLRTMLKVPATNATQDLYVSSELKTKRVMVKDENVCLHCGLCAERCPTSAWDMQKFFYNVTKAHSGCASHK; via the coding sequence TTGAAACCTACAGACATTAACAATCCGGAGTACTTCCACAAGGTGGTCGACTGTCAACATGCTTGTCCGGCTCATACTCCTGTTCCGGAGTATATTCGTTTAATTGCAGAAGAAAAATATACAGAAGCGTATATGATTAATTGGGATTCGAATGTGTTTCCCGGTGTATTGGGGCGTACCTGTGATCGACCATGTGAACCTGCTTGCAGAAGAGGTCGTGTAGAAGATGAACCAGTTGCGATTTGCCGATTAAAACGCGTTGCAGCTGATAACAAAGGCGATGTAAAAAAACACATGCCACAAGGTCCGTTTAAATCAAATGGTAAAAAAATTGCACTGGTAGGTGCCGGTCCGGCTTCGCTTACTGTTGCTCGCGACTTAGCTCCATTGGGATATGAGATTCATTTGTACGATGAACAAAAATTAGGTGGTGGCTTTATGCGTAGCCAAATTCCTTCTTTCCGTTTGCCGGAATCGGTTTTAAATGAAGAAGTAAATTATATTTTAGATTTAGGTATTCATACACATTTTAATCAATATGTAAAGAGTTTAAAAGAGACTTTGAACGCTGGTTATGATGCTGTATTTGTTGGTTCAGGTGCTCCGAAGGGAAGAGATTTAAATATTCCCGGTAGACAAGAAGGTGCTGCCAACATTCACATTGGTATTAACTGGTTGGCGAATGTAGCTTTTGAGCACACTAAAAAAATTGGTAAAAAAGTAATTGTTTTGGGTGGTGGAAATACAGCAATGGATTGTTGTAGAACATCTCGCAGGTTGGGTGGCGAACAAGTAAAAGTTGTGGTGCGTAGTCCGTTTGCAGAAATGAAAGCATCACCATGGGAGAAAGAAGATGCAATGCACGAAGATATTCCAATCATCGATAATCATGTTCCAAAAACATTTGTGGTGGAGAATGGAGTATTGAAAGGAATGACGTTTGAAAAAGTGGAAGCTGTGTATGAAAATGGAAAACGTAAATTGGTTCCAGTAGGTGGTGAAGATGTTTTTATTGAAGCAGATGATGTATTGATTGCTGTTGGACAAGAAAATAGTTTCCCATGGATTGAACGCGATTTAGGAATTGAGTTTGATCAATGGAACATGCCGAAAGTAGATGAAGTGACCTTCTGTTCTACAAATCCAAAAGTATTTTTTGGTGGCGATGCAGCTTGGGGACCAAAAAATGTAATCACAGCAGTAGCGCACGGACATCAAGCTGCAATTTCTATTGATTTGTTTTGCCGTGGCGAAAAATTAACGGTTCGTCCTTCACCCTATGTGAATTTAGTTTCTCAAAAAATGGGAATCCACGAATGGGCATACGATAGTGCTGTTGTAACCGACAAGCGTTATGTTGTTCCCCAAGCTGAGAAGAAGGTAACGCTTTCTGATCGTAAGAAAGAAGTGGAATTGGGCTTTGACGGATTAACCGGATTTAAAGAAGCAGAACGTTGTTTGAATTGTGATATCCAAACTGTTTTTACAACCGATAAATGTATTGAGTGCGATGCATGTATGGATATTTGTCCGACTGCCTGCATCACATTTACTGAAAATGCGGATGAAACAGATTTGCGTACAATGTTAAAAGTGCCAGCAACGAATGCAACACAAGATTTGTACGTATCTTCTGAATTGAAAACAAAACGAGTAATGGTAAAAGATGAAAACGTTTGTTTGCATTGCGGCTTATGTGCAGAACGTTGTCCAACATCTGCTTGGGATATGCAGAAATTTTTCTATAATGTAACGAAGGCGCATTCAGGTTGCGCATCACATAAATAG
- a CDS encoding polyprenyl synthetase family protein, with amino-acid sequence MSLGGKRLRPVLVFIATDMFDGDAAKALHPALAIELFHNFTLVHDDLMDKAPLRRNQPTVHEKWNNNIAILSGDAMMVRAYQELCLADPSMLPQLLEIFSDTAVKVCEGQQYDMNYESMTKVSIQQYIKMIELKTAVLLGGALKIGAVIGGAREEDAQRLYDFGKHIGIAFQLQDDILDVYADASKFGKQKGGDIIANKKTYLLLKAIEMAESNRYMKEELHQWIAAPQFDAKEKVEAVINIYNFLNVKELARTEMQKHYELALTFLKDIPVSESKKQSLIAFAESLMVREM; translated from the coding sequence ATGTCGTTGGGTGGAAAAAGATTACGCCCGGTTTTAGTATTTATTGCTACCGACATGTTTGATGGCGATGCTGCCAAAGCACTTCATCCGGCATTAGCCATTGAGTTGTTTCATAATTTTACATTGGTGCATGACGACCTAATGGACAAAGCGCCTTTGAGAAGAAATCAACCAACTGTTCACGAAAAATGGAATAATAACATTGCCATTTTAAGTGGTGATGCCATGATGGTGAGAGCGTATCAAGAACTTTGTTTGGCTGACCCATCAATGCTTCCACAGTTACTCGAAATTTTTAGTGATACAGCAGTGAAAGTCTGTGAAGGACAGCAATACGATATGAATTATGAATCGATGACAAAAGTTTCGATTCAGCAATACATCAAAATGATTGAATTGAAAACCGCTGTTTTGTTGGGTGGGGCATTAAAAATTGGTGCAGTGATTGGTGGAGCAAGAGAAGAAGATGCACAACGTTTGTACGATTTTGGAAAGCACATCGGAATTGCATTTCAACTGCAAGATGATATTTTAGATGTGTATGCCGATGCTTCAAAATTTGGAAAACAAAAAGGTGGAGATATCATTGCAAACAAAAAAACATACTTGCTGCTAAAAGCCATCGAAATGGCTGAGAGTAATCGTTATATGAAAGAAGAGTTGCATCAATGGATTGCCGCTCCGCAATTTGATGCGAAAGAAAAAGTAGAAGCAGTCATCAATATCTATAACTTTTTAAATGTAAAAGAGCTGGCTAGAACAGAAATGCAAAAGCATTATGAATTGGCATTGACCTTCTTAAAGGATATTCCTGTTTCTGAATCTAAAAAACAAAGTTTGATTGCTTTTGCTGAAAGTTTGATGGTGCGCGAAATGTAA
- the rfbA gene encoding glucose-1-phosphate thymidylyltransferase RfbA: MKGIILAGGSGTRLHPLTLAVSKQLMPVYDKPMIYYPLSVLMMAGISEVLIISTPHDLPQFERLLGDGKSLGCKFSYAVQEIPNGLAQAFVIGEKFIGKDKVALVLGDNIFYGAGLGRLLQQHQDPEGGVVFAYHVSDPERYGVVEFDAQGNAMSIEEKPTKPKSNYAVPGLYFYDNSVVEVAKTLKPSARGEYEITDVNKYYLQTGKLKVGILDRGTAWLDTGTFASLTQAGQFVQVIEERQGLSIGCIEEVAYRMGYIDKEQLKKIAEPLLKSGYGKYLMKLIEQ; this comes from the coding sequence ATGAAGGGAATTATTTTAGCCGGTGGATCCGGCACTCGACTACATCCTTTAACACTTGCTGTTAGTAAACAATTGATGCCGGTGTATGATAAACCTATGATTTATTATCCGTTATCTGTTTTGATGATGGCAGGTATTTCTGAGGTATTGATTATTTCTACACCACATGATCTTCCTCAATTTGAACGATTGTTGGGTGATGGAAAAAGTTTGGGTTGTAAATTTTCGTATGCTGTTCAGGAAATTCCAAACGGGCTTGCACAAGCATTTGTAATTGGAGAGAAATTTATCGGAAAGGATAAAGTGGCGTTGGTATTGGGTGATAATATTTTTTACGGAGCGGGATTGGGAAGACTGCTGCAACAGCATCAAGATCCGGAAGGCGGAGTAGTATTTGCTTACCATGTTTCTGATCCGGAACGTTATGGTGTGGTGGAATTTGATGCACAAGGAAATGCAATGTCTATCGAAGAAAAACCAACAAAGCCGAAATCAAATTATGCTGTTCCGGGATTGTATTTTTATGATAACAGTGTGGTGGAAGTTGCAAAAACATTAAAACCAAGTGCACGCGGTGAGTATGAAATTACCGATGTAAATAAATATTATTTACAAACAGGAAAATTAAAAGTGGGTATTTTAGATAGAGGAACAGCTTGGTTGGATACAGGCACATTTGCATCCTTAACACAAGCAGGTCAGTTTGTACAAGTGATTGAAGAACGACAAGGGTTAAGTATTGGATGTATTGAAGAAGTTGCTTATCGAATGGGATACATCGATAAAGAACAACTGAAGAAAATTGCTGAACCGTTATTGAAAAGCGGTTATGGAAAATATTTAATGAAGTTAATTGAACAATAA
- a CDS encoding (2Fe-2S) ferredoxin domain-containing protein, with amino-acid sequence MVYNKHIFICVNQRAPEAPRKSCGEAHGLEIVDAFKKKLKELNLPIKLRAQKAGCLDICDFGQTIVIYPEGVFYVGVEVSDVDEIINEHIINNRVVERLKLENVREKK; translated from the coding sequence ATGGTGTACAACAAACATATATTCATTTGCGTCAACCAACGTGCTCCCGAAGCTCCAAGAAAGAGTTGCGGAGAAGCTCATGGATTGGAGATTGTAGATGCATTCAAGAAAAAATTAAAAGAATTAAATCTTCCAATAAAACTGCGTGCGCAAAAAGCAGGTTGTTTGGATATTTGTGATTTCGGACAAACAATTGTGATTTATCCCGAAGGTGTTTTTTATGTTGGAGTGGAAGTGAGTGATGTGGATGAAATTATTAATGAACACATTATTAACAATCGAGTAGTAGAGCGATTGAAACTAGAAAATGTACGAGAAAAAAAATAA